TATTACATTCCATTTCTGATTTTTGGGCCTCTTGGCGACAGCTAAAATAAGCTCTCTGCTGCCCTCAAGTggccaaataaaataaaataaattgctgcagctgtgacacAAGTAACACAAATTTGTTACCAGTCCAGGGCATAAAAAtatatagagaaaaaaagattttggtTTCTGGTCAAAGTTATCGACAAGAAGTGGCAAGCACAAGGACTTGTGGCCTGTTTTTGCTAATCTGTCATGTAGCAAATTTGTTTGAAATTTTAATGAATTACAAGTTTACAAAAAACGGTTTCAGTTTCAAAAAACcgcaaataaaataaagatatttaaaacttttgtgtttaaatttaaatttaaatttaaaaaatgcatgttttgaAACCCGGTGCAGCCCGTTTGGACGGGGTTACGTTCTCTACCGCTCTGACGCCGCACCGCCCCTCCAGTGCAGTTATAAAATCGAGCATCCTCtgtaggagagaaaaaaaccGACTCGATAAGGAAACAGTTCCGGGTGTGTTTGACTCTTCCCTGCTTTGGCTtctcaactttttattttgcagttgtgttaacattaaaaatgaggAGTTAATGCAGGAATAAGAAGAAAACCAGACGTTTGGAAGAAGTTTTTAAAGTTGCGAAGGTAAAAACCGTTTCAAGTGTcacctttgtgtgtttgttgtgaacCGGTCTCCACCTTATTAAAGTCAAACACCGTTTACTCTGcttttaaaaccacagaaaccGGCGAATTATTGATGTAAAACCACCTTTTGCTCACTTTATCGTGTGTGGAAATAGTTTATCTTGAAGCGGGTTCACGAGGGAACACGGTGTTTTCAGTAACTTTAcctttaaaacaacagttttgCTCAGTTTGTTAGGAACACCCACCTGAACCTAACCCACTGTATGGTGATTTtagaggctgtagtttgtgctgcTCTTCGTTTTATGTTCTTACAGAAAGGTGTTTCTACTATTTTGTCCACCCTCGttgaaaagaaatgaagttgAAAAAGTACTGTAACAATAACTGAACACAAAAACCTTCATAGAAGCAGCATTTATTATCAGACACACAGTTTTAtccaggtgtacctaataaactgacagccGAGTGATCACTGTCAGTAAAGGAAAGATGTTACAGCCGAAATGTGTCTTTAATAGACCAGATTagtttataaatattgattgTTGTGTTATTTATGGTGTAGAATattaacaaatatttacattatcaATTAATATCTCAATTGTTTTCTTGGTCTGTGAGACATTGCAGTATCGTTTTACACTTTGTTTGTGcgatcaacagtccaaaaacaaaactattcaAAGTACTATCATCTTAAAACAGCAAATTTACACACTTGTGAACCTGGAACCatcaaaatgaccacaaagagactgCATGTATgaccttttcaaaataaaagtccataCATGCAGTAGTGTCTGATCTTTAATCTGCGATTTAAGTAGTAGACAAACACACTTCATGGTGTGTAACAGCTGAGCAGATGGTGGTGAAACACACTGCGAATACCCTCAATGACAATTATAACCAACAGCAACATGAATAATCTGCCAGTCAGGACATGTTGATGGAGCAACAAGCTCCAGACCTGTTGTAACTCAGCCGATTCATATCTcgcaataaaaaataaataaagaaagaaaacacaagaagaacaGTCAGAGTCACTGTGAGTTACTTTTTATGGTTTATTGTCAGGTTGGTGTTTAGATGTCTGTTGCAACTTTACCACTCCCTTAAAACTTCCTCTACAGGGCAAAGTGTACAGTGTGAACTTTGACCCCAGATGTGTGATGACACAAGTCGGAAACACTCGTAAATTATCTGAATGTCCTGACGGACTTAATCTAAAAGTTCAACTTCTAGTTGagtaaatgtgaagatttgatgctttggtacaaacattcacttggactcgaagatgaactgattagattttggtggtcaaaggtcatttGTACATAtgaggtcattttgtgtctcttcatGGTTGTTTTATGTCCTGTTGTGgtaattttgtgtctctttatagCTGTTTGTTATCATCTCATCAGCCCATAATGTGTCTAtggtctttgttttaaattaacagAAGAAAATCCTGGTTGCTTTGAAttttagaataaaaatgtttattcagCTGATGatctgatgtttttatgtttaatatCTCTCTCAAATTAGACACTCACAGTTCTGGATTCAGTGTTGTGCTCTTTAGaaactcatgttttattttcagacacAGTTTATGTCCATGAGGGGTGTGTATGTTAAGTACAGATGTTATCCAGATGTGTGTCATCGCAAACTAAACTCTTAAATCCTAGTAATGATGTAGATCAATAACTGTTTATGGTACATTATTGTTAAAATCTGGTTACCTTTGATTAACTGGGGAGATGCTAACCTGCAGGTTATCGTGTTATTGTGCTTCTGCTTTTCTACCACTAGATGTCGCTGTTTACCCACAGTCAGATCATTACActtcacagagacactgagctcTTTTAGTTCAGTTTATCCAGGTGAAACTGAAGGTGGCCTttcagtcaaaatgtaaaaatttatatatatatgcctgATAACCAGAATACCTGAGTATTAGTGAAGAATTTTACATcatgaggagaagagaaaaaaacaggactaATCGAGCACTGTAGATGATTGATAGAATTAATAGTTTCACTaatttttttaaggaaaaatacCAAATAGTCTTTGGTTtaagcttctcagatgtgaggattttatgcttttctttgttgtgaaGGAgaataaattgaatatctttgggttttaaactgtttttcaaACTTCTGTTTTTTAGACTATTTTATGGAAAAAAcagttaattaagaaaataatctataatgaaagtaatcatcAGTTCCCACAATACTAAGGATAGACGAATTAGGAGTAATTTTGCTGTTTTCCCCcattttttcaaacaaataagCAAAAATCTATTTACTTATGTACAAGAGAAATaccaagaaaaacagctttattAACACTGTGAACTGaaagatattttctgttttatctcctacagaagaagaagcagatggaggtggcagagcagagagaagacgGAATGTGGCGACATCCagcaccacagaggaagaaactCCTCCCACGGTGAGACGGCATGAAAACAACTGAGTTACTGCACATTTCTAACATCTCCTCAGTTCAGTTAAATCAAAAGTTTTCTGCCACGATGTTTAGGATCAGTTCATTACTTTCATTACTTTAGGGTTTGCTGATACAGACACACTGCTGTTACTGTCGCATTCATGTGCTCCATGAATTTCCTGAGTTGGGAAGATGTTTTTCCAGCTTCGGTGTGTTCAAGTGCTTTTAAGTAGGAATGTGGAAACAAAATGGACACTGCtgatgtgttgtattttattattcCTTTGCATCGACTGCGACCAAAGGCAGCATGTCTTTGGGTTGTCCATTCGTCCTCCCCATTCTCTTGAACATCTCAGTAATGTTTTGAcagaatttcttcaaatttggtacaaatgtcCATGACTCAAGCATGACCTGATTAGGAGTTGgtggccaaaggtcaaaggtcaaagcaACCTCTCAAAACACCATTTTGGCCTTGTGAACACGATATCTCCAGCCTACAACCTACTGTCATATTGAAGAGTAAAGACTAGCAAAAAAtgtatgtgcagtatgtgtAATCCAATAAAATATTCTTAAGAAACAAAAGCGTCAATACAAGCGGACTCATACAACCATGCACCTCACATAGTCACATAACCACTGACTTTACAAACTCATTATTCCTCCTGTCTCTTGTGTGATCAATATATTacactgatataaaacagaTATGTGGTTGATTTATTTGTCCTGTGCAGTTATtccacacacagacgcacattATGCAACCGGTCAAATAAAAGGACTGAAACATCGTGCAGCAGTGAGCTAACGGCCTCTACAATGTTATCACCAGTTGTCACGACAACAAAAGCAAACTGGAGTGattaacagtgacagtgagtggaTGAAACGGATGAGAAAGTCTTTGTGCGTCTGATAACATGACCATTGTTGTGGTTAATAGTGATCGGGCGACGGCAGGTACCAGGAGTGTTCACACTGTGATGATGTCAGCAGGTGCCTCACCTGTGTGCAGAGCTGTAATGAAAAGTAAAGCAGCTGATGGGAAGTATTTCTCAGTCTTAtgttaatcagttaatcagtgaACACTAATGAAAAATGATGTTGGATGTGTTTCAGccaagtggccaaaaacaattagttactgcaggtttaaaggGTTTTAGCTGGAATTTCCCTTTAAGAGCTCAGTGAAGAAACCAGCAGCTTCCCTGTCTCACACCAGCTACTTTAACCTTTGGAAAGAGCAAAGgtgaatactgtgtgtgtgtgtgagtgtgagtgtgagtgtgtgaggctCGTTCTGCGTCACTACATGCCTTCCTGTCTCTTCAATGTGACACAACAACTTTGAGCCAGATTCatccacaggtgtgtgtgtgtgagtttataCTTGTACGTCCAGTTAGGTTCTTCAGGGTCCAGGTTTGACTCAGGGTTTAGGTTCAGTTTAGGGTTGGGGTCAGGGTTCGGCATTTAGCTGTGATGGTTAAAGTCAGGGAAAGAGTCCtgggtcctcacaaagatagaagtgtgtgtgtgtgtcattaccTCTCATCTGCGTCAGGTGACTATTTCCTGTCTTGAGTGCTCCAGTGACCTCTGACTTCTTTTTCCTGCCGCCGATCACAACAGGGAGCCATCATCTCCGTGACAACCTCACAACCTTTTGATCTGGGTTCTGATTGGCCGCTGTGGGCTGCGGTTCCCACGGCGATCCCTCCATGTGTTGTCACGGTTGCTTTGACTCCTGACCTTCGACCTCTATACTGTTGGTTACCGGTGATATTCCTCTTCTAGGAACTGAGGCTCACGCTGCATTCAAGGGCTGCTGGAAATTTGAACTCCCAGCATGGAAACATGCCCCTAAAGTTAGAAAAGTCAACTTCTGACAGGTTTGCTTACTAAAGAGCTTCTGGGCAGTAACCAAAAGGGACAGTGGTGTTTAAACCAGTTTCTCCAGCCTTTCATcaacctgctgctggaaataaaCAAGGTCCAATATTTTGGACTTCCCCCAAACATTACCTGGATCGAGTAGCTTATGAGTCACAATAATCaatatcagtcagtcaatcaacaTTTTAGATCATCTGCTGCACAACTGATTTTCAGGCTGGGTCTACAGGGTGTGAACATGAATtctgattaattaatcaatcaatccaACGCTACAGCAGTACTTTTTCTATTACGAGCTCGGAAAGTCGTGACTTCTGAGTTGTCTTCAACACTACTTCATagtctgtcaaaaaaaaaaaaaaaaaaatttgtctTGAAGCTGATTGGATATCATGTTATGCGCACTTACCTTTTGCTTTTCCTTATAGAAATCAAACAGTAACTGCAACCATGCCGACAACAGTGCTAACTCCAATCCAGCTGAGGCCAAACCTGAGGTCACCATGGAAATGGGGGAGGGCAAAGGTAAAATAGTGACAGAGTAgtcaatctatctatctagatGTTTCTCCATTtccaaaaattcaaaataatctCAGTTTAATCAACACTCAAAATTATTGGTAGTTGCAGCCTTACTTCAGTTTGTGACATCCATCCATGTCCGTCCACACATTTATGTTGCCTTAGATTGTGCATTCAGTGTCATCACAAAGTAATAGTAACTGTACACTGCGACAATTTGGCACCTCAACAAATTATTTAGGTTTTCTAGTGGGATTTTATTTGACCTTTGACCGCCTCCTTCAGACCTCCCAGTGACACCACAGAAACCAGGAAGTGGACCTGTGGTTGTTCAAGCCAACAACAAGAACCCAGCGAGCGAGAAGCTGGAGAAAGTTCGCAAGTGGAGCATCACCACATATAAAGTGAGAGGAATCTAACGGGACTTAGGTATAATCAATCCATCAATCAATCGTTGATTAGCagtaactctctctctctctctgcagtgtacCAAACAGGCGCTGTCGGAGAAGCTCGGTCGTGGATCTCGTACGGTGGACCTAGACCTTGAGCCTCGCCTCGAGCTGCTCAGAGACGACCGACAACGCTATGAACACATGACCAAGCTGGCTCAGACACTGGCCAATCAGCTTGCTCAGCTCTCAGTGACACAGAAGACCCTGGGGGACACCTTCACGGAGCTCAGCCTCAAAACGCCGACACTCAATGtgagtttttctttcctttcctcaaAAAAGGCCTTGAAACGTACAGCTTGGCTTGCATTACATCAATGGTCGTATAAACCCTCATTAAGCTGCATGTAATTCATAAATCAGGTGGAGTTTGGTGCAAATGCAGAGGCTCAGAAGTTTCTGTCAAAAAGTGGCGAGACTCTGACAGCGGCCATTAATTCCTTCACGTCTGACATGAACACGCTGGTCAACAAAACCATCGAGGACACCATGATCAACGCCAAGCAGTATGAAGCCGCCAGGTGGGTGGAAAACACACCATGACACGATCCTGTGAAATGTAGAACATCAGTAGTAGAAAAAGGAAGTAGAACCCCAAAATACTGAATGTGTACAAGAAATACAGACTTTAATAACATTACCCCTGCATTCAGGATTGAGTATGATGCGTACCGAGTTGAACTGGAGGAGCTGAACCTGGGGCCTCGGGACACCGTCACCATGCCCAAACTGGAGCAGGCCCAGAAAGCCTTCCAGATCCAGAGGGAAAAGTACCAGAAGATCAGGGATGACCTGTCCGTTAAAGTCAAGCTGCTGGAGGAAAACAAGGTGAGAGTGCCTGAGGGAGGGATCGGAGTTCTGGATGAATCTGGCAGGGTTGTGGTGATACATGGTTTGATTTGTCTGAACAACCAGATGATGATGTGTGGTGAACACTTGCTTTTTaagtttgaaaatacaaaatcaatCCGTGAAGAGATTTTCTATTTTGTCATTGTGCATAAAGGAGCGTGATCAATCCCTAACAGTATAGACAAATACATaattttccttctctgtctgcaggtcaAAGTCCTCCATAACCAGTTATGGCTGCTCCACAGCGCCATAGCAGCTAACAGTTTATCATGTCACAGTTTCCTCCAGCAAAACATCCAACAGGCTGGAGAAAACTTCAGCAACCCCAGCATGGAAGCTCCCTCCTGGCTGGAGGAAAGTTGACCCAACAAAACAGCAATGAAAATTCACCAAATGGCAGGTGGACAGATGTGGGTTTGGTGGATATTTTGGGATTCATGGAAGCTAGTGTGGGAAAATTTTAGGAGAAGCTTGAATTGGGAAATTCAGACTAGAAATGTTCAAATGTATGTGAAATTCTAGGATAACTAGTTAGGTAAGCAGGTAGTTTATTTATACAAGAGTGGAATTTGATTCTGTGGGTTTGGGATGGATTTCCAGTATCTGGAAAGCTTTGGAAAACTCAAGTGTTTGCCACAGATGAGTGGTTTAGAGGGGACTTGGGAAGTTCAGTGAGTTTTTTTCCGGCTCTCAAAACGTTGTAGAACTGT
The window above is part of the Lates calcarifer isolate ASB-BC8 unplaced genomic scaffold, TLL_Latcal_v3 _unitig_1152_quiver_589, whole genome shotgun sequence genome. Proteins encoded here:
- the LOC108886852 gene encoding arfaptin-1, whose amino-acid sequence is MEMGEGKDLPVTPQKPGSGPVVVQANNKNPASEKLEKVRKWSITTYKCTKQALSEKLGRGSRTVDLDLEPRLELLRDDRQRYEHMTKLAQTLANQLAQLSVTQKTLGDTFTELSLKTPTLNVEFGANAEAQKFLSKSGETLTAAINSFTSDMNTLVNKTIEDTMINAKQYEAARIEYDAYRVELEELNLGPRDTVTMPKLEQAQKAFQIQREKYQKIRDDLSVKVKLLEENKVKVLHNQLWLLHSAIAANSLSCHSFLQQNIQQAGENFSNPSMEAPSWLEES